In Carya illinoinensis cultivar Pawnee chromosome 9, C.illinoinensisPawnee_v1, whole genome shotgun sequence, the following are encoded in one genomic region:
- the LOC122276565 gene encoding ras-related protein RABF2b: protein MATTGNKNINAKLVLLGDVGAGKSSLVLRFVKGQFIEFQESTIGAAFFSQTLAVNDATVKFEIWDTAGQERYHSLAPMYYRGAAAGIIVYDITNQASFERAKKWVQELQAQGNPNMVMALAGNKADLLDMRKVAAEEAQAYAQENGLYFMETSAKTAANVNDIFHEIAKRLPRVQPVQNPSGMVLMDRPADRVASATCCS, encoded by the exons GGAACAAGAACATTAATGCCAAATTG GTACTTCTTGGTGATGTTGGAGCTGGGAAGTCTAGTTTAGTCTTGCGCTTTGTCAAAGGGCAATTTATTGAGTTTCAG GAATCCACAATAGGTGCTGCCTTTTTCTCACAAACTTTGGCTGTAAATGATGCAACAGTAAAATTTGAGATTTGGGATACAGCTGGTCAAGAGAGATACCATAGCTTGGCTCCTATGTACTACAGAGGAGCTGCTGCTGGAATTATTGTGTATGATATTACAAACCAA GCCTCATTTGAGCGGGCAAAAAAATGGGTCCAAGAGCTTCAAGCACAAG GCAATCCAAATATGGTCATGGCACTGGCTGGCAACAAAGCGGATTTGCTAGATATGAGAAAGGTGGCAGCAGAG GAAGCTCAAGCATATGCTCAGGAGAATGGCCTTTACTTCATGGAAACCTCTGCAAAAACTGCAGCTAATGTCAATGACATCTTCCACGAGATAG CAAAAAGATTACCTCGAGTGCAACCAGTCCAGAATCCATCAGGAATGGTTCTTATGGATAGACCTGCAGACAGGGTAGCAAGTGCAACTTGTTGCTCTTAA